The genomic segment GAGCTGTATGCCCTGCGGGTCAAGGGTGTCTCGATGATCGACGCCTTGATCGACGACGGGGATATTGTCATCCTGCGTCGTCAGGCGAGTGCAGAAAACGGTGACACCGTAGCCGCTTGGCTCAAGCGTGAACAAGAGACCACACTCAAGCGCTTCTACCGCGAGGGCAACCTGATTCGACTGCAACCTGCCAACGCCACGATGCAACCGATCTACACGACACCGGACAACGTCGAGATCCAAGGGAAGCTTCTCCTCGTCATTCGACGCTTGGAGTAACCCACTGCGGCTGCCGTCAGGACGGGAGAGAAAATCGCGTTCCGCCCTCACCGGTACAGCCGCGGCAGCTCCGTGGTCCGACGCCTATTGTCCACTCGCCCGCAGCTCGACGAACCGTGCCCCGGCAGCCGACGCGGCTGCCGCCGTGCGCGGTCGGACACAGAACATACGCTGTCCTGAGACCGCCGCGCGTCGAACGTGCACGACCTTTTCGCTCATTCTGCCTTACGTCTACCAACCCAGCACCGAGTCAGCACCAGAGCAAGAAAGGCTTGCCCTTCCGGAAGTCAGGCACTACACTGCTCGCAGCCAGGCCGACGTACCGCAACAGAGGGAAGGGATAACGGAAGATGGATATCGGTCGCGCATTCTCCTACGTGTTTCAGGATCCTCAATGGCTCAAAAAGCTCCTCATCGCGCTCGTCATGCTGATCATCCCGATCATCGGCTGGTTGATCCTGTTCGGGTACATTCTGCGTATCGTACGAGGAGTAGCCAGCGGCTCGGACGTCCCACTCCCGGAGTGGGACGACTTCGGGCGAGACCTCGCCCTCGGCTTCAAAGGTGCGGTGACGTCCTTCGTCTGGTCGCTCCCCGCCACGCTCATCGGCGTGTGCTCGCAGGTGGCGAGCGTCCTGTCTACCGATAACGGCGGGCGCGGGAGCGGGCTCGGAGCGTTCACACTGGCTGCGATCTGTCTCGGTTGCGTCTCGTTCATTCTTTCTTTCGCGACCACCTACGTTCTCCCGGTTCCGCTCAGCCGGCTCGCGGTGACGGACCGGCTGAGCGAAGCGTTCGCGCTCTCCGAAATCTTCAGGGAGATCGGTCGGGCAGCGACGCCCCTCCTGCTCGTGTTGCTGATCACGGTTGGTCTCAGTTTCTTCGCCTTGTTCGGCGTCTTGTTGTGTATCGTCGGTATCGTCGCGACGATCCTCTATGCGTACCTCGTGCAAGCACACCTCTGGGGGCAAGTCCGCCGCCAGCTCCAGTCCGGCGAGACTACCGGTGCTCCGGTACCGGTCGTGACGTGACGGCACCCTCGATCGGCCAGAGGAAGCACGGCGATGCGGCACCGCGTTCGCGAAAACCAGTTGTTCGGTCGGTTGCGCACGCATGCACCTCAGCGGAAGGAGAGTCCAACGAGGACAACCGTGTCGATAACCACCGATCGGCAAAGGGACGAACCGACGTGAGCACGAAAGACCTCGAACTCGGCAGTCAGCCGGTCTGCTCAGGCCCATCGGCACCCGCTCGACTCGAGATTCCAGACATCGAGCGGACTGAAGCGGCGCGGGTGGTCCGGGAGCGGCGGAGTGTGGGGCGCGAGACAGCGCACGGCTGGAGGGACCGGCCGATCTTGCACCCGCCGATCGCACGAGGGTTGCTACGGAACGACTCAAGGGTTATACTCCTCGAGCGAAGTATGAGAACGGTCGAGGTGGCAGGCGGCGATGGAGTTCAAGGATTACTACAAGATCCTCGGCGTGCCGCGCGATGCGGATCAGGAGACGATCCGGAAGGCCTATCTTCGTCTCGCGCGGAAATACCACCCCGACGTCAATAAGTCGCCCGAGGCTGAGGAAAAATTCAAGGAAATCAACGAAGCCTACGAGGTACTCCGCGACCCCGAGAAGCGCGCCAAGTACGACCGCTTCGGCGCCGACTGGGAGCGTTACCAGCAAGCGGCTGGCGCGCAGGGCGCTGCCACCGACTTCGCCGAGTGGTTCTTCGGTACTCGCGAGCGGGCACGCGAACGACGCCGACGCTCGAGCGATTTCTCGGAGTTCTTCGATCTTCTCTTCGGTGACCTCGGCGATCTGTTCGCGAGCGGCGGGGAGCATGTCCGTGTCCGGGCGCGGCCGGAGCGCGGCCAGGACTACGAGCACCCGATCGAGGTGACGTTGCGCGAGGCGTACCGTGGTGCGACGCGACGGATCGATGTGAAGATCGACGAGGTCTGCCCCACCTGCCACGGTACCGGGCTCAACGGACGCGGAATCTGCCGCACCTGCGGTGGAAGCGGCTACATGACACGAACGAAGACGCTCGAAGTGAAGATCCCACCCGGTGTACGGGAAGGTTCGCGCATCCGTATCGCGGGTCAGGGGGGGCCTGGGGTCAACGGCGGCCCGCCAGGCGACCTCTACTTGCGCGTTCATCTCCTCCCCGATCCGCAGTTCACGTTGGACGGGGACAACCTGCGCACCGAAGTCGAGGTGCCACTGTATACCGCCATTCTCGGCGGCGAAGTAACGGTACCGACGCTCGACCGGCCGGTCGTGTTGCGCATACCACCCGGGACCCAGAACGGGCAAGTCTTCCGGCTGCGCGGGAAGGGGATGCCTTCGCTGCGCACCGGAGAGCGGGGCGATCTCCTCGTAAAGGTGAAGGTCGTCCTCCCGACCGACTTGACCGAGGAGGAACGTCGCCTGTTCCAGCGACTGCGTGAGTTGCGTGAGGCGCGCGTCCGTGCCTGACGACCAGCGAGTGCTATAGTTCTGGGGGCATCGTGCCCGCACAGCAGGCTGAGTACGAGGAGACCGTCCATGCCAGTTGCCATCGTCCTGGGCGGCCAGTGGGGCGACGAGGGGAAAGGGAAGATCACCGATGCCCTCGCTGCCTCCGCCGATGTGGTCATTCGCCCGAACGGCTCGACGAACGCCGGGCATACGGTGGTCACCGACGACGGCGTCTTCAAGTTGCACGTGATCCCATCGGGCGTCCTCTATCCGCACTGCACGTGCGTGATCGGTGCCGGGGTTGCGGTCTCGCCACCTGACCTCTTGCGCGAGATCGCCACACTACGCGAGCGGCATTCCCGACTCGGGCAGCTGTACTTGAGCGATCGCGCCCACGTCATCATGCCCTACCATCCGCTCCTCGATGCCTACGAGGAGCAGCGTCGCGGTGCGGCAGGAATCGGCACGACCCTCCGCGGCAACGGACCTGCCTTCACCGACAAAGTCGCCCGGCGTGGGATCCGTGTCGCTGATCTCCTACCCGGCGCGGAGGCGTTCTTGCGCCAGAAGCTCGAAATCCTCCTCCCGGAAAAGAACACCCTCTTCGTCCACCTTTATGGGCGCGAGCCGATCGATCTCGAGGAACTGCTCCGCGAGGCCCGGTACTGGGGCGAGCAACTGGCGCCGTACGTTATCGCGGCGGAGGTCTTCGTTCAGGACGCGATCGCAGCGGGGAAGCGCGTTATCGTCGAGGCTGCCCAAGGAACGATGCTCGACCTCGACTACGGTACCTACCCTTATGTGACATCGAGTCCGCCGACCGCTGCTGGAGCATGTCAGGGGGCCGGTATCGCACCGACCCAGGTCGACCGTGTCGTCGGTGTGTTCAAGGCCTACACGACTCGAGTCGGAGCAGGTCCCTTCCCCACCGAACTCCACGACGACATCGGCCAGCTCCTGCGTGAGCGTGGCCGTGAATACGGGACGACGACCGGTCGGCCACGCCGTGTCGGCTGGTTCGATGCAGTAGCGGCACGGTACACGGCCCGCCTCAACGGTATGACCGAAGCGGCCTTGACCAAGCTCGATATGCTCGATCCCTTGCCGGAGATCCGTATCTGCACCGGCTACCGGCTCGGCAATCAGCTCCTGTCTGCCCCACCGGCCCGCATCGATCTGTACGAAACGATCGAACCGGTCTACGAGACGCTACCGGGCTGGCGCTCCGATACGAGCCACGCGGCCTCGTTCAGCGAGCTGCCGCTCGAAGCACGTCGCTATGTCGAACGCATCGAGGAATTGATCGGCGTACCGATCACGATGATCGGCATCGGGCCAGCCCGGCGGCAGATCGTCTGGCGGCATGCCGAAGCGTTGGCTTGAGGGACGGGTGT from the Thermomicrobium sp. 4228-Ro genome contains:
- a CDS encoding DUF4013 domain-containing protein, with amino-acid sequence MDIGRAFSYVFQDPQWLKKLLIALVMLIIPIIGWLILFGYILRIVRGVASGSDVPLPEWDDFGRDLALGFKGAVTSFVWSLPATLIGVCSQVASVLSTDNGGRGSGLGAFTLAAICLGCVSFILSFATTYVLPVPLSRLAVTDRLSEAFALSEIFREIGRAATPLLLVLLITVGLSFFALFGVLLCIVGIVATILYAYLVQAHLWGQVRRQLQSGETTGAPVPVVT
- a CDS encoding DnaJ C-terminal domain-containing protein gives rise to the protein MEFKDYYKILGVPRDADQETIRKAYLRLARKYHPDVNKSPEAEEKFKEINEAYEVLRDPEKRAKYDRFGADWERYQQAAGAQGAATDFAEWFFGTRERARERRRRSSDFSEFFDLLFGDLGDLFASGGEHVRVRARPERGQDYEHPIEVTLREAYRGATRRIDVKIDEVCPTCHGTGLNGRGICRTCGGSGYMTRTKTLEVKIPPGVREGSRIRIAGQGGPGVNGGPPGDLYLRVHLLPDPQFTLDGDNLRTEVEVPLYTAILGGEVTVPTLDRPVVLRIPPGTQNGQVFRLRGKGMPSLRTGERGDLLVKVKVVLPTDLTEEERRLFQRLRELREARVRA
- a CDS encoding adenylosuccinate synthase, with product MPVAIVLGGQWGDEGKGKITDALAASADVVIRPNGSTNAGHTVVTDDGVFKLHVIPSGVLYPHCTCVIGAGVAVSPPDLLREIATLRERHSRLGQLYLSDRAHVIMPYHPLLDAYEEQRRGAAGIGTTLRGNGPAFTDKVARRGIRVADLLPGAEAFLRQKLEILLPEKNTLFVHLYGREPIDLEELLREARYWGEQLAPYVIAAEVFVQDAIAAGKRVIVEAAQGTMLDLDYGTYPYVTSSPPTAAGACQGAGIAPTQVDRVVGVFKAYTTRVGAGPFPTELHDDIGQLLRERGREYGTTTGRPRRVGWFDAVAARYTARLNGMTEAALTKLDMLDPLPEIRICTGYRLGNQLLSAPPARIDLYETIEPVYETLPGWRSDTSHAASFSELPLEARRYVERIEELIGVPITMIGIGPARRQIVWRHAEALA